In Streptacidiphilus sp. P02-A3a, the DNA window GGGATGTTCTGGGCTAGTTGCCCGGAGATACGTTTCTCCATGAGCATTTATGGTCTTTATCCTTAGCTGCGGGACGATTTGGGGTCGGCCGCCTACGTTTTGTGCATGTCTCGCGGCCGCCGCCGAGGAACGCCCAGGCCGGTCCGGTGGCCACATGTCACTCTCACGGGTGAGTAATCGCCGATCGGCTCGTATGGTGATCCAGACCGACAGCGACGACGGCACGACGTGGAGGACGACCCCGGTGAGCGACAACGACCAGGACCAGGTGGGTGGACGGCCGAGCGGCCCGCGGCTGAGCGGCAACCTGCGGGGCATTCCGCTGTACAAGCCGGGCAAGCCCGCCCAGGGCGCCGACGGCCGTCCCGCCTACAAGCTGTCCTCCAACGAGAACCCGTACCCGCCGCTGCCCGGCGTGGTCGAGGCGGCGGTCGCCGCCGCCGGGAGCCTCAACCGCTACCCGGACCTGGGCTGCACCGGGCTCGTCGCCGAACTGGCGGCCCGCCTCGGCGTGCCGGAGTCGCACATCGCCACCGGCACCGGCTCGGTCGGCGTGGCCCAGTCGCTGATCCACTCCACCGCGGGACCCGGCGACGAGGTGGTCTACGCCTGGCGCTCGTTCGAGGCGTACCCGATCATCGTCCAGGTCAACGGCGCGACCTCGGTCCAGGTGCCGCTGACCGCCGACGGCGGGCACGACCTGGACGCGATGCTGGCGGCGGTCACCGACCGCACCCGGCTGATCTTCGTCTGCAACCCGAACAACCCCACCGGCACCGTGGTCCACCGCGCGGAGCTGGAGCGCTTCCTGGACGCGGTGCCCGCCGACGTCCTGGTGGTGCTGGACGAGGCCTACAACGAGTTCGTCCGCGACCCCGAGGTGCCGGACGGCATCGAGCTGTACCGGGACCGGCCGAACGTCTGCGTGCTGCGCACCTTCTCCAAGGCGTACGGGCTGGCCGGGCTGCGGGTCGGCTTCGCGGTGGGGCACGAGCCGGTCGCCGAGGCGCTGCGGCAGACCGCCGTGCCCTTCGGCGTCAGCCAGCTCGCCCAGGACGCGGCGGTGGCCTCGCTGCGCGCCGAGAAGGCGCTGCTGGAGCGGGTGGACGCGCTGGTGGCGGAGCGCGCCCGGGTGGTCGCGGCGCTGGTCGCGCAGGGCTGGACGCCGAACGAGACCCAGGCCAACTTCGTCTGGCTGCCACTGGGGGAGCGCACCTCGGACTTCGCGGCGGCCTGCGCCGCGGCCGGGGTCGTGGTCCGGCCGTTCCCGGGCGACGGGGTGCGGGTGACCATCGGCGAGACCGAGGGCAACGACCTGTTCCTGGAGGCGGCGGAACGATTCCGCAAGGAGTCCTGACCGCTCGGGGCCCCGTCCGGCGGCTCCCGGTGGGCTCGCAAGTCCCTGGGAGTTCGCTGTGATTTCGGAGCCGCCCGGGCGCGGCCGCGGGCGGCTCGGGCCCGTGGCCACGGCCCGGGCCTCGGTGGATGGGGGTGCGGCCGGGACCCGGCTGCCAGCGAGCTCCCAGATTCCTCCCAGGGCTTCGTCCGGGGAGGCGATCACCATGTGTCGCTATGAAGGTGCTCCCACAGCGGCGCAGGGCCGCTCTGCTGAACTCCGTTCTCGCCGTGCTGCTCGTCGCCGGTTCCGGAGCGGCCTACGCCGCCGTGAACACCTCGACCAGCAGCAGCAGTACGGGCAAGACCAACACCACCACGTACACGGTCGCCCAGGGCATGGTGCTGGCGACGGTCACCGGCAGCGGGTCCCTGTACTCGCCGAGTGACGCGGGCGTGAACTTCACCACCGGCGGCACGGTCACCGAGGTCGACGTCAAGCCCGGGCAGACGGTGACCAAGGGCGAGGTGCTGGCCAAGGTCGACCCGACCGCGGCCAACGAGACGCTCAGCGCCGACCAGGCCACGCTGACCGCCGCGCAGGCGAACCTGAACCAGGTCGAGAACCCGACCGCGACCACCGTCAACGGGGTCAGCACCACGCCCACCGTCAGCGCCTCGCAGCTGACCCAGGCCGAGGCCCAGGTGACCAGCGCGCAGAACGCGGTCACCGCCGCCCAGGCCGCGGTGGCCGGGACGGTGCTGACGGCGCCGATCTCGGGCACGGTCAACTCGGTGTCCGGCGCGGTCGACAGCACCGTCTCCGGCGGCGGCGCCAGCACCACCGCCAGCTCGGCGGGCAGCGCCCCGACCGGGTTCGTGGTGATCACCAATCCGACCGGGATGGAGGTCACCGCCGACTTCGCCGAGGCCGACGCGCTCAAGCTGCAGGCCGGGCAGGGCGCCTCGGTCACCCTGAACGCCAGTGGCGCGCAGCTCAACGCCAAGGTGCTGTCGGTCAGTTCGCTGCCGGTCAGCAGCTCCTCCGGGATCAGCTCCAGCGGCACCGTCGAGTACTCGGCGGTGCTGTCGATCACCAGCAGCACCAGCAACCTGCGAACCGGTCTGAGCGCGAGTGTTTCGGTGCTGACCGGTGAGGTGGACAATGCCCTGTACCTGCCGACGGCGGCGCTCACCGGAACGGGCACGACCCGACTGGCGACCGTGGTCGAGGCGGACGGCACGACCAAGTCGCAGAGTGTCACGGTGGGCCTCGCCGGGGACACCGACGTACAGATCCTCAGCGGGCTGACCGACGGGGAGAAGGTGCAGGTGACGGTGGCCACGACCAGCGGTGGGTTCG includes these proteins:
- the hisC gene encoding histidinol-phosphate transaminase, whose protein sequence is MSGNLRGIPLYKPGKPAQGADGRPAYKLSSNENPYPPLPGVVEAAVAAAGSLNRYPDLGCTGLVAELAARLGVPESHIATGTGSVGVAQSLIHSTAGPGDEVVYAWRSFEAYPIIVQVNGATSVQVPLTADGGHDLDAMLAAVTDRTRLIFVCNPNNPTGTVVHRAELERFLDAVPADVLVVLDEAYNEFVRDPEVPDGIELYRDRPNVCVLRTFSKAYGLAGLRVGFAVGHEPVAEALRQTAVPFGVSQLAQDAAVASLRAEKALLERVDALVAERARVVAALVAQGWTPNETQANFVWLPLGERTSDFAAACAAAGVVVRPFPGDGVRVTIGETEGNDLFLEAAERFRKES
- a CDS encoding efflux RND transporter periplasmic adaptor subunit, with the protein product MKVLPQRRRAALLNSVLAVLLVAGSGAAYAAVNTSTSSSSTGKTNTTTYTVAQGMVLATVTGSGSLYSPSDAGVNFTTGGTVTEVDVKPGQTVTKGEVLAKVDPTAANETLSADQATLTAAQANLNQVENPTATTVNGVSTTPTVSASQLTQAEAQVTSAQNAVTAAQAAVAGTVLTAPISGTVNSVSGAVDSTVSGGGASTTASSAGSAPTGFVVITNPTGMEVTADFAEADALKLQAGQGASVTLNASGAQLNAKVLSVSSLPVSSSSGISSSGTVEYSAVLSITSSTSNLRTGLSASVSVLTGEVDNALYLPTAALTGTGTTRLATVVEADGTTKSQSVTVGLAGDTDVQILSGLTDGEKVQVTVATTSGGFGAGGFGGRTGGGGFGGGAGGFGGGARGSGGGRG